The nucleotide window CTTCCCCAGACAAGTTAGCACCTCTAGTTAATCATGCTTTACCTTTTATGCTTAGTGCTTTAGTAAAGGATCCAAGTAACCATGTGAAGGACACCACTGCCTGGACCTTGGGACGAATGTTCGAATTTCTTCACAATTCAATTGTTGGTACACCAATTATTAATGAAGGAAATTGCCAACAGATTATTACAGTTCTCCTTCAGAGCATGAAGGATGTTCCCAATGTTGCTGAGAAAGCCTGTGGTGCTCTGTATTTTCTTGCCCAGGGTTATGAAGATGTGGGACCAACATCTCCTATAACTCCCTTTTTTCAGGAAATTGTTCAATCCCTTCTAGCTGTTACTCATAGAGAGGATGCTACAGAATCACGATTAAGAACTGCAGCATATGAAACATTGAATGAAGTAGTAAGATGTTCAACAGATGAAACAGCTCCATTAGTGTTACAGCTAGTTACGGTCATCATGATGGAGCTGCATAAATGTCTTGAGGCACAAAATCTTTCAtctgatgaaagagaaaagcaGAGTGAACTGATTGGCCTACTTTGTGGTTGCTTGCAAGTAATTATTCAGAAGCTAGGGTCTTCAGAGCCCACCAAATATGTCTTCCTGCAGTATGCTGATCAGATAATGGGGCTTTTCTACAGGGTTTTTGCTTGCAGAAACGCCACAGCACATGAAGAAGCCATGCTAGCCATTGGAGCCCTTGCCTATGCTATAGGCGCTGATTTTGCCAAATACATGCCTGAATTTTACAGGTTTCTGGAGATGGACCTTCAGAATTTTGAGGATTATCAAGTTTGTGCCGTCACTGTTGGTGTGGTGGGGGACTTGTGCAGGGCATTGGAAGATAAAATACTGCCTTACTGTGATGGGATTATGACACAGCTTCTGAAGAATTTGTCAAGTGATAATTTGCACCGTTCTGTGAAGCCCCCATTGTTCTCTTGCATTGGTGATATAGCTCTTGCAATAGGAGAAAACTTTAATAAATACTTGATGTATGCAATGAACACACTGCAGCTTGCCTCAGAGTTGTATGCCCACACATCAGGTTTTGATGATGAAATGACGGAATACATTAATTCTTTAAGAAATGGAATATTAGAGGCATATTCTGGGATTTTCCAAGGGTTCAAGAATTCATCAAAAACCCAGCTCTTGATTCCTTATGCACCTCACATCCTCCAATTCTTGGATAGCATATACATGGAAAAAGACATGTAAGAAAGTGAAAAATGTTACCTTACTTGagtgtttttgctttttttaataCAATAACCAGTTTTAATGGCTTTCGTTGCCTTCACTATGCAGGGATGAAGTGGTTATGAAAACAGCAATTGGAGTCCTTGGAGATCTGGCTGATACGCTAGGAAGCAATGCAGGTTCTTTAATTCAGCAGTCTTTGTCAAGCAAAGAATTTTTAGATGAATGTTTGACCTCAGAAGATCATTTGATTAAAGAATCTGCTGAGTGGGCCAAGTTGGCTATCAATCGTGCTATATCTGTTTGAGGTTCATCTGAGTTGCATATTCTTTTTCGTAAACTACCTGCATGCATTTGGGTGTCAAAATCGGTCTTGGGGGATTGCATGAGTCAAGTTGTCACCATGGTCAGACAACAGAAGGTATCAGTTTGAAACTCTTCAAGTTGTCACTAACAATTGCATCATCACCAATGCATCACTGACTTTTGCATGAGCACCATCGAGTCCAGTTTGGTCAAGAGGAAGAAGGTAGCAATGAGTTTGCAAATGCGGGTGTGGGTCTTCATGGGACACATAATTGGTTGCATGGCCGAGGGGAGGCGGTAACTGATCcatgattgaaaaattaagATACCCTTTGATGCTGAGTCTGAAGTTGGTCTTATTAGAAGATAAACCCATTATAGCCTGACAATGGTTTTCCCATAAACTAGCCATGGGTTGTTAGAATGGTGGAATTCACAGGGTTGAACTGGTTTTTATCAATACCACCAAAGTGCCTTGTTTCAAAAGAATCTCTTCCTTTTTCTGACTTTTAACACTGCAtctagtttctttttttttttttctctttaagaGACATCATCCCATTGTGTATAATTGTCCTGGTATGTCTGTCTGTCATCCATATCATTTTTTCTCCCTCCATACTTGTTTTTGCTATGATCGGGGTTTGTTATTGTTTAGAGGGTGGGATAGAATACATCCTCCTCGCATTGTGCATTTTTTTGCTCTTTTAATGTCAGTTGGTATTGTTAGGTCATAATTCATCCCGCATTCATGAAATCATCAaacttttcaatttattttttgtgttagcTTTTGAAATGCGTATGTAATCATATGTTGGCTATACCTATGATTAGTTTAAAAGATCGTCATGTTTTCTGATGACGACCATAGAGTTGTGGATTCCTTTCTTTTATTGGAAGACAGTGGTATGGGTTTAGCCCTCTGTGTATCCGTTATTCTCTGTTACATACAAGTTTGGGGATTTTCTTGCAATTGGCAATTTGCCATATTTCCtgtatatgttatttttttgtttggggGTAAGAATTTTTGTTACCAAGTTACAATCGTTCAAAtgatgtttgattttgaaaacaggaTAATCAACTGTTGTAAAACctgaaaaataattataattattatgcaTATGTTGTCTTCTGAGTATAGAggcaaaatataataaatagtaaatatGTATGGATACTTTTTTTGGGGTAAAAATCCGGGGCCTAAGCCCAATATGTAATGGATACTTTCACCTAATGGAAAGAGCGTTAGGTTTGTTCTCTATTTAATAAAACTGCTGACACTAGCATTCTTCAAATTTTCCAAAGACCATTATTCATGCCAATATTTTGGTGCACATGTGCTATtaatacttttcttttctcccgAAAAAGCCCTCCTCTGTATTGGCCATCATGATCAtcatctttacttttttttttaggcAGGGGACTAAGGGGATTAACCAACGATTATGAAGAGAGGAAAGTGTGTAACTTTTTTAGAGAAAAGCAAgtgttttattataaaataccAGAATACGTAAATCTTAAACTGTATAGCTGAAAAAATGTCGTGTGTAAGTTTATAACCAGTTTTTAGGTGACATCGGTATACTTTATCTAATAATACCAGAACTATGGTATAAACTAGGTAATATTAGCGATTCCTAATTATATCTGGTGATTATTAGGAGAAAATGCACATGCAACacaccaaacaaaatataacAACCAAATCTTAATTGTTTTGCTTCCCCAGTGATATGGTCCGAATTACAAATCCCCTAAAAAGGTTCAGTAACTAATCAAGCGATCATATTATGTGATAGAAGAATGTTAGAACTTAGAACAGTAAAGGAAGCTATATTTGTCTCATGAGACCCCTGAAAAGCCATCTTATTCTGATGCATTGTGTTAGTCACTTCAAAGAAGAAAATCATAGGTTAGGTTTTCCCATATATATAATTCATGAATTAGGTTcctctaaaaaaaatcaattatataaGTGATTATGtatgtaattatatatatttaaatttgaacatgttagttttttttatcaattacttaattttttaagtatattttatatttacaagAGCCACACCCATAATTTGTATGTTTATGGAGAAGGGATCAAATGTGAGTTGTGAGTaacttttgtttcttttaaatTAGTTCAGAGAAAGTGCTAGTGAGCTTTTATGATCTGACTGCCACCAATGTATATATCTCATAAAGCAGTGGCTTGGATGTGAATGATACactctcattctctatttttgttttttcaattccttccttgtcaattctctcttatttcttcttcttcttatttgtttattaattaatttatttttcttatattaatCAGTGTTGTATGTATTGTGGACTTGTTAATTGAAATTTTAGGACCTTTGACTACTATATTATATGTTATGCACAACTGTACATATATTTTCTAGCAATATTATATAgtgtgagaaaataaaaaagaatacaaaaacaaaacatagataTAGTGAGCatccaaaataaatagtatCTCCACATAGAGAATATATTTCTATCTATGAAGTGAGTTGTGACCAAATGTAGttttctctctctatctctcgtTGGCTTTCATAGAACAGTGTCACACACAAATATGATATTATATACTTGCATTGGTGGtgataataagaaaataaaaaatgttatttgtatactaatatcaattactaaaattagttattatgtatttatatataaatatatatattatttaattcattttaaatgtatattttatattttaacatatattttatattgataactgattttgataactaattttagtttaCATCTAGTATGGTTGTAAGAAAATAATGCTCATCATGCAACAATACACGAATAAAATTGCCAACCTTAAGATCTGTGGCCACATACCGACACTTCATTCTCACAAATTCTATCATGAGAATTGACAATCAAACCcctttaataaaatcataatataTTCAAGAATACTATGAGTTTGGTTTTTGGTATATTCCGTTTATTGTCATGAGATTAATTAGTATAAGGGCTTACGGAGAATGCACAAGTTGCATAAGATAGAGGGCAGGTTAAAGGGCCAAATCacaatttctaaattttttaaaatctaagTTAAACAAGATGCCATGAAAAATATTCCTTTGGACCATTGAAGACAAAACCAAGATATGCACATAAAGGGCAAATATCAAAGTTGCATTTGCCATGTGAGGAAATACCTACTTATGAGATTaggtaaattatatatatcttgCTGAtacttttatgaaaattttataattatttttatatgaagattttttttatcattgaaTAATGAATTATAGTGTTTAATTTTGTCGTGTTATAAAAGCGTTAACTTTATTTGATAAtgttattcttttaaaattgttaattttttttcttctataaatcacgcttttaaagtgtggctaaacaaatatttttatgagaaaattttaaaaatatcttcattAGAATGGATGTCTAGTTGTATATTTATGGGGGCACTATTAGTTGAAAATTAGGTACAGCTCTTATGACAACTATAATAAATGCATATTTAATTTGCATCAAATAATAGAATTTAGATTATCTAAAATGAGAAAgtaaataaagtaataaagtgAGAAGGTTAATCaacattaaatttataactTCTATAAGATATATATTATACTATCTTAATTTAAGAATGATTAACTTCACTTTATTACTTtacaaattttttcattttagagGATCTTAATCTCAAATAACATGATAATCAAAAGCTTCCATGACTTGCATTTCCAACAACATGAATTTGTATTGCCAAAAACAGATACAAAAGGCAAAGGGTCCCTTATGGCCATTATTACCAACATTTTTAATTGTCTCGTAGAAGATGATTAACTTGCTCTAATGAAGGATTAAACTATTAAAGATGTTCCCCTATAAAATCATGATTCTTTTTGGTAGTGCACATAGACGCACTAAGGGGAATTTCCACAATGTATTTGAGTTAATCGGTTGTAGCCCACTCTCTATGTCTGTCTCCATCCATTGACTAAAGTCGAAATAATAAGAGGACCAAAAGCCACCATTTTGCACTCATCTCTAAAGTGGTTATTGTTGGTACCACGGAAAAAGAATTCAAATCCACCACAATGTTTTACCTCCTAATTCCCATCTCAATATGGAGTAACGAATTGTgtattgaaacaaaatttgttaacTATGCCACATGGTATCAACAAGGAATTAAAATGAAAGTTGACTTGGGAAATTAAAAAGGTGGACAAAGCTATAAGTGGTTAATTATATATGATATGATTTTGTGCCATGCAGGGAAAAATGTAAGTATTGTCCACATGCAAACAATTTTGCTGTTTAGAATGAATTATTTAATATACAAGGAAAGTCATATTCAAAAATGAATAGTGAAGTTGACTTATAAGCCTAAAAAAAGTTATTGCATTTCATGATAACAATGTTGCTATTTGGTGGGGTACACCATGACAATGCAACACCTCTCCTAAGTCCTAACACCAACTTTAAAAGGGGGGTTTGCACTTCCTTTCATTCATGCCAAGGCACGTATAGGCTTCGCTTTTGGAACCTCATTTTTACTTATCACTTGCCATGCCTCTCATCAACCTCAAGCCTTgccttctacttcttctcttcctctccATTCCATTCTCTTCAGGTTAGCAACTTCATTATATTCTCTAACTCTGCGGTTTGTTTACAGCAACAAGACATTTGAGATAGGAACATAGAATCGTATTTAACAGATAAGACATGAAAATAGACATTGTGTCTAAAAATATtgatttagtatattttatgtttattttaatagaaaagacacagagacggacacaatttattttttatttttttttcgttattcgtattaatttttcataattatactttttattattatatttttttcttcaaaatttttgaataaataaaatgagaataaataaaattttcataatttgttctactttattaccaaacaaaatataaaactactaaattttatgtatttgtcTTTTATATCTTGTTGTTCTTAGTGTCATGTCTTgtcctattttaaaaaataaacgcAGTTCAATATCTTCTATCACATCTCAACAGTGAATTTTACTATATTAATTTACCGGTTATTAGACTCATTTTTTCACTTTAAAGAAACTTGatcaacaataatataatattgttTAATCTATGTAATCGATTTTATTCAGAGATATTCCTTCTTTCAGGTTTGGTTGAAGGCTTTAGGGATAACATGTATACTACTCATCATGTACTTTACAAGGTATTCTATTATCTCTTCTATCTCTCTTATTTGAGTTATTTATAAATggaaaatgttttaatttatttagagtcgttaaaaaaattatcagaattgcttaaaaaaatgtaacaaaAACACTCTAActaaacttttttgaaaatcattcaTAACTTGTGCCAAATTATTCGAAAGCTGTGTAGAAGTGTTATTTTCAATAATGTCATAATGAAGAATAAATTAAACCGTTTGAGTTAGAAACTTAGAATACTG belongs to Arachis duranensis cultivar V14167 chromosome 8, aradu.V14167.gnm2.J7QH, whole genome shotgun sequence and includes:
- the LOC107460487 gene encoding importin subunit beta-1 — its product is MAMEVTQVLLNAQSIDGTVRKQSEESLRQFQEQNLPGFLVSLSGELANDDKPVDSRKLAGLILKNALDAKDENRKRELVHRWLSLDPAVKTQVKSCLLQTLSSLAADARSTATQVIAKIAGIELPQKQWPELIGSLLSNIHQVPSHVKQATLETLGYLCEEVSPQVVDQDQVNKILTAVVQGMNASEGNNDVRLASTRALYNALGFAQANFSNDMERDYIMRVVCEATMSPEPRIRQASFECLVSIAAMYYEKLAPYIQDIYNITAKAIRGDDEPVALQAIEFWSTICDEETDILEDYVGESSGDSDIPCFYFIKQALPALIPLLLETLLKQEEDQDLDEGAWNIAMAGGTCLGLVARTVGDDIVPLVMPFIEENITKPDWRQREAASYAFGSILEGPSPDKLAPLVNHALPFMLSALVKDPSNHVKDTTAWTLGRMFEFLHNSIVGTPIINEGNCQQIITVLLQSMKDVPNVAEKACGALYFLAQGYEDVGPTSPITPFFQEIVQSLLAVTHREDATESRLRTAAYETLNEVVRCSTDETAPLVLQLVTVIMMELHKCLEAQNLSSDEREKQSELIGLLCGCLQVIIQKLGSSEPTKYVFLQYADQIMGLFYRVFACRNATAHEEAMLAIGALAYAIGADFAKYMPEFYRFLEMDLQNFEDYQVCAVTVGVVGDLCRALEDKILPYCDGIMTQLLKNLSSDNLHRSVKPPLFSCIGDIALAIGENFNKYLMYAMNTLQLASELYAHTSGFDDEMTEYINSLRNGILEAYSGIFQGFKNSSKTQLLIPYAPHILQFLDSIYMEKDMDEVVMKTAIGVLGDLADTLGSNAGSLIQQSLSSKEFLDECLTSEDHLIKESAEWAKLAINRAISV
- the LOC107460488 gene encoding uncharacterized protein LOC107460488, with product MPLINLKPCLLLLLFLSIPFSSGLVEGFRDNMYTTHHVLYKDGGMKMKSRKLFSHEFVLDYDEAGANPKHTKKPGKGP